ACCAAATCAGTAATTATaggaaaacctttcacatcCAAAGCACAACCTATGCTTTGTGACTTTTTGCCATCTCATCAACATCCAGTTCTACTTCTAGGACTGGTGAATCCAAATCCATGCTAAACGGACTGATAAAGCAAGAGACGAATGAATCATGATCAGAATGAAAGCTCTATTTGATGCATAACGAAGCAGATTAAAACACAACAAACCTGTTGTTAACAGGACCATGATCTACTGCCGTCCTCAGGCAATATATAGCTCTGCCAACTATGTCTTTTAAGGAAACAGGGCCAAAAGTTCTGCTATCTTTGGCTTCCTGCTATTGaagagataagaaaaatatctaGAAGGTTAatattaagataaaaatatatatttgcacAGTTGTTATCCTTCCCTAATGCATGAGTAGGAAAGCCCAACGAATACTATAAATATGGATAGCACAGTGCTGTATAGCTGATAATGCTGAAAATTTAGCTCAAGTTTTATGAATTCCATCgaacaattttttcatttaataaacTTTGCCTCTTCACCATAATTCAAGGAGTTCTACTATTTGAAAATGCTGAAGTTTTAGGTCAAAATAAGAGGTTTTTTTAGATTTACTACTCACAGTATGCAAGTGCCGTACAAGAATCTGCAGGGAAGGGTAAACTTAAACTAATACATAGGATCACCGGTAAAATAAGGTTTCAGTTATGATGAAAACTCTAAAGTTATAGCACATATCTATACTTTATGATACAATTTTTGCTGCAAATAAATTGTATCTTCTATGTACTATGCAGTGAGTGAGTAATCAAGACACCTATCAGATATGCAGAAACTTTTAAGTATACAACAAAAACATGATGCTCATAAGTCATAACAGATAATGAAACCCAATACAAGGGTGATACAACATATTGTGTGGGATTGTTGGACTAATATCATACTACAATAAgcaaaaatattctaaaattgtAACATAAAGTGCAAAGACAAGTTCCATGATTTGTACAAGAGAGGATTTGAGAGAATACAGTCAAATGAACCTTATTCCGGAGAAGAAAAGCAATCTATTGTGAGGATCATATACCTTAGGTTTCACATTTTCATTATCAGCCAGCACCCAACATTGATCTTTTTCGAGGACAAAAGGCTCATCCTTTTCATCGGTAGACACCATCTCATAGCCTTCAATTGCAGCCAATCTACGGACAAGGTAATCCTCTGAGTTTATAGGGTCCTTGAGAAGCACGACATCCCCAACAAATACTTTCCTACGAAAATTAGAGATATGAAGTCAGTAATAGCAAAGAATAACATATGCAGAGACATATCCACATTATTGCTTCCATCAGAAGGAAACCAACAAATAAACTAAATCAAAGAGGCGAAGTGAAATGAACATAAACAATAAGATAGCAGTGCCATCACCTCCATACATCAATTTACGTCGGTAAGATTTCCTTGCATATCACATTTTccaggaaaaagaaaaggaaaacagGAAGACTGCAGAGAAAGGGGGTTTCACTGTGCAGCAAGGGCTACATATGCAGCTAATGTGGAAGGACAATGACCAGCTCTTTCTACACCGCAAAAAGTGACTGGACATCTGTGGGATCTATTTCTGCAGATATTTGGGTAGAGTTTGGTGATGCATAGATCTCCTAAAGAACTGTTTTGTTGCAAGGAAGGCTGCAAAGTTAACAAAGGAGCTGAAGATTATTTCTAATACCATTCCAGCTTGCATTGTTTTCTGTATCGACAAAAGGAATCAGAGATGTTGCGAAGGAAGGTCTATGGATGTTCAATCTTTGAATTTCAAGTGCCTTAGTgatgtaaaataaaatacaagatAAAGAAATTCAAGAGATAGCTAAGAAATCAGGGAAGATTAAGATATaggagaaaaaaagaataatctagAAATTGACGTATATTAGAGACCAACAAGAATATAGATCCTCTAATTTGAACAAACAACTACAAGATTAAATTCAAGGGAGAAGAGGATTAAACTAATGCATGAATAATCTCACCATGAAATATTCAAAAGCGATCCAATGTAGAGATAAAGGGATAAAACCCACAAAACTCACTAAAAGTGttcatacatcaatattctCTAAGCAAATAATCTCCATCCTATTCTATTAATGCAAGTAGGGTTAACTAAGATTTAAAAAACCCCATAAATAACCTTAATTACATGTACATCATACTATGATCAAAAGGACCCTAAAACATAATGTTAATCTTTTCTTGTATTAGTTCTTGGTTTCCATACTCTCTTGAAACATTCTAAGTTCTTAATAAATAGAATTTCTTCCATGtcttattttaaaagaaaaagttcttTCGTGCAATGAGTACTACCCGGACTTGCAACACTTAGTTTATCGGCATCTAGCTTAACTCACTTTTTGCAGGATGAGGTTAGCTGTTAGAAGTCACGACTCTTTATTGAAAGAACATTTGTGAAGAATGGATACCTTTTTGTAACACCAGAATCAACTTGGTACCAAGCATTTGTTTCAATCGAATAAAGATGTTtactaattgattttttttttttttaaaaaaagagaagaggtaATCAGTTCATTAGAAGCCATATCTCTAAGATTGTAAGTTTTAACTTGTGCCAGTGAAGTTGTATCCAAGCTTGATGTTCTTTCACAGTTACTGGTAAGACAACAGTGTGATCAATGATCCATAATGCAAAAACTAACAAGCTTTGATATTACCACGAAACCATGTTATCAAAATGGACTTAAAAAGGAAGATCCGAACATTACTAGGTCATGGAACTGGCTGGACAGCCAAAGCTACTATAATAGAGTTTCACAAATAATCTGAAGCAAGGGGTGGTGCAACCATAACTGATCTGATAGAAGATGGGACGAAGATAGAATACATACAACAAAAAGGATTAAGTCAGTTTGAGCTGAGTAACCATACAAAACGTGGGTCAAAGAACTTTATATTATACCTAAAGGTGTGGCCTAGCGATCAACAAAGATGGAATCAACCATGAAGGCTCAAACCTCAACAAAGCTAAAAAGGAAGTTGGGTGATTTTTTCCCATTTGTCTAAACGTTGATGGCCAGAGTTACCCAGTAGGTAGCATGTACATGGAGGAGTAGTTGAGGTGTGCAAAAATGAACCTAGACACAACATTAGCTACAAGAAAAAAATACTCCCTATAATACTACAAACCTAAATAAGTACAGTTTTCTCTTGTACAACTACAAGAAGAAAAGCCCAGTTGAAAATGCCAGGcagttataaaagaaaatagtaacaaaaaaaataataaataatagtaagACAATTCTCTGTTACTTGTTTAAAGATTAGACAACTGAAGATACTAACAATAAAAGGAATTAGTATAAAGCAACAATGTATTCCAGCAATAAGTAGAGAAAACCTAAGTTGCTCAGACTCTCCAACAATGTTGCCGCACCCGTGTCGGATCCTTCAAAAATACTCTTTTCGGAGGATCCGACACGCATCCATCGACATTTTtaaagagtccgagcaacataggaGAAAACCATGCATAAGGTAATTGGCCACATTGCAATAAAGGAGAAATTACTTTGGATCAACCCAAGGTATCTTCCGAACAAGAAGTGTGCAGCTCTGATCTCCTAGTGTTGGTGCCATCTCCTCTCCCTTGTTATAGTGCAAGCATGTCAACTTGCCCTGAAAGAAGTTCTTCCATATGGTATCACCTAATTCTCTATCTGTAATTTGACCTCCTTTGTAGTTCTGCATAGCATTAAATCCCAGTTAAGCTTTTTCCTTCTTCCCCTGCAAGGGGGATGTACTCAAGAAGTAAAGGCATGTAAGCACAAGTGTAAAATATAGAAGCTTGCTTGATTTTAAGTGCAGAAAAGCAGATAATATTTCAACATGTCAAAGCTTGTTTGATCCCATACAGCTTAACTTCTTACTTAACCTAGCGACAGTTATTAGAATGTTTTGACTTGCATGTTTTACCTTATAGGTGTTAGCTTAGCACATCTCGGCACTATGAAAAGGTCATTTCGTTTCTCTTTTAGTAAATTTCTCTACAAGTAGTAAACTTTCCTAGATTAAGTTGGTTCGTCATTCCTTTTAAGTTAGGGAAGGTTTGGACTCCATCAGTATCATTACCCTCAATTCAGAATTTGTAGACTAGTGATTATAGGATTCTAACAATAAGTCAATAACAAGACCTGCATTATTTAC
The nucleotide sequence above comes from Solanum pennellii chromosome 9, SPENNV200. Encoded proteins:
- the LOC107029142 gene encoding uncharacterized protein LOC107029142 isoform X2 — protein: MVSAATWIRYAVGKLQYSASIGWKNYKGGQITDRELGDTIWKNFFQGKLTCLHYNKGEEMAPTLGDQSCTLLVRKIPWVDPKKVFVGDVVLLKDPINSEDYLVRRLAAIEGYEMVSTDEKDEPFVLEKDQCWVLADNENVKPKEAKDSRTFGPVSLKDIVGRAIYCLRTAVDHGPVNNSPFSMDLDSPVLEVELDVDEMAKSHKA
- the LOC107029142 gene encoding uncharacterized protein LOC107029142 isoform X1; protein product: MVSAATWIRYAVGKLQYSASIGWKNYKGGQITDRELGDTIWKNFFQGKLTCLHYNKGEEMAPTLGDQSCTLLVRKIPWVDPKKVFVGDVVLLKDPINSEDYLVRRLAAIEGYEMVSTDEKDEPFVLEKDQCWVLADNENVKPKQEAKDSRTFGPVSLKDIVGRAIYCLRTAVDHGPVNNSPFSMDLDSPVLEVELDVDEMAKSHKA